The Acinetobacter pittii genome contains a region encoding:
- a CDS encoding AraC family transcriptional regulator, translating to MQDFTISNGYFYLWNTYLKEKGIDWQGLHLTDVQTRQVQNILASSIDAQSSLNFFLELLELTESCLQVSNLALEMATCITPANFGVLGYMASRSGSFAEVLEYVMKFHRLVIDGEQVVPMKIEQDTSSIRLYWPLVDASNIILCELTLAAMVQLAKQIAPFHDFLLQHVEFVHRSRGPLVHYQRFFQCKLSFEQPYYALTFASEGLSVRPRQADPTLMQLLVKQAEEALAQRKIHTDLAQQIHWIVHEYFKHKQQAPKIEDIAIELNISVRSLQRQLQSLNTSFKLILDTERMKRCEILLHENASLTTIAEQLGYSDQSALARAHKNLTGQTLLTRKRQLQLAHKNIEK from the coding sequence ATGCAAGATTTTACGATTTCAAATGGTTATTTTTATCTGTGGAATACGTATCTAAAAGAAAAAGGAATCGATTGGCAGGGATTACATCTGACGGATGTTCAGACCCGTCAAGTTCAAAATATTTTAGCTTCATCTATTGATGCTCAATCTTCTTTAAACTTTTTTCTTGAACTTTTAGAGCTGACAGAGTCTTGTCTACAAGTTTCTAATTTGGCCTTGGAAATGGCAACTTGTATTACACCTGCCAATTTTGGTGTACTGGGATATATGGCTTCTCGGAGTGGGAGCTTTGCAGAGGTTCTTGAATATGTCATGAAATTTCATCGGCTCGTCATTGACGGCGAGCAAGTCGTGCCTATGAAAATCGAACAAGATACGTCTAGCATCCGTTTGTATTGGCCGCTAGTTGATGCCAGTAATATCATACTTTGTGAGCTGACTTTAGCTGCTATGGTACAACTTGCTAAACAAATTGCTCCTTTCCATGATTTTCTCTTGCAGCATGTTGAGTTTGTGCACCGTTCACGTGGTCCATTAGTTCACTATCAGCGTTTCTTTCAATGCAAATTATCATTTGAGCAACCTTACTATGCATTAACTTTTGCAAGTGAGGGATTGAGCGTTCGCCCTCGCCAAGCAGACCCAACTCTAATGCAACTTTTGGTGAAACAGGCAGAAGAGGCATTGGCTCAGCGGAAAATACATACAGATTTAGCTCAGCAAATACATTGGATTGTTCATGAATATTTTAAACACAAGCAACAAGCCCCTAAAATAGAGGATATTGCTATTGAGTTGAATATTTCAGTACGGAGCTTGCAGCGTCAATTACAGTCATTAAATACTTCATTTAAATTAATTTTAGATACTGAACGTATGAAACGCTGTGAAATATTACTTCACGAAAATGCCAGCCTGACCACAATTGCTGAACAGTTGGGATATTCGGACCAGTCGGCACTTGCACGCGCGCATAAAAATTTGACAGGACAAACTTTGCTTACACGTAAAAGGCAATTACAACTCGCCCATAAAAATATTGAGAAATGA
- the trpA gene encoding tryptophan synthase subunit alpha — translation MSRLATRFEKLKSQQRKALVSYVMAGDPQPQVTVPLLHKMVAAGVDVIELGLPFSDPMADGPVIALAAERALAAGTNTLDALNMVKEFREQDQETPVVLMGYLNPVEVIGYEKFVSHAKQCGVDGLLLVDLPPEESKEFGAVLKQHDMDQIFLLAPTSTDQRIQHVTNQASGFIYYVSLKGVTGAATLDTAEAAARIQKIKNATNIPVGVGFGISDAASAKAMGSVADAVIVGSAFVKNFATLAADDAVEQTVSKVKELRAALDELV, via the coding sequence ATGTCACGTCTTGCCACCCGTTTTGAAAAGCTTAAGTCCCAACAACGTAAAGCGCTTGTATCTTATGTTATGGCGGGTGATCCACAGCCACAAGTAACGGTTCCGTTACTGCATAAAATGGTTGCGGCAGGAGTAGATGTCATTGAGCTTGGTTTACCATTTTCAGATCCAATGGCTGATGGTCCGGTAATTGCGCTTGCAGCTGAACGTGCGCTTGCAGCAGGAACCAATACGTTGGATGCACTCAACATGGTAAAAGAGTTCCGTGAGCAGGATCAGGAAACACCTGTTGTTTTAATGGGTTATCTGAATCCGGTTGAAGTGATTGGTTACGAGAAGTTTGTTTCTCATGCGAAACAATGTGGTGTAGATGGCTTATTACTTGTGGATTTACCACCAGAAGAGTCAAAAGAGTTTGGTGCTGTGTTGAAACAACATGATATGGACCAAATTTTCTTACTTGCACCAACTTCTACAGATCAACGCATTCAACATGTGACAAATCAGGCAAGTGGTTTTATCTACTATGTTTCACTTAAGGGTGTAACTGGAGCAGCAACACTTGATACGGCAGAAGCTGCTGCGCGTATTCAAAAAATCAAAAATGCCACTAATATTCCAGTGGGTGTTGGTTTTGGTATTAGTGATGCCGCTTCAGCAAAAGCAATGGGTAGCGTTGCTGATGCCGTGATTGTAGGTAGTGCTTTCGTTAAAAATTTTGCAACGTTGGCAGCGGATGACGCTGTTGAACAGACGGTGAGTAAAGTCAAGGAGCTTCGAGCAGCGCTCGATGAGTTAGTATGA
- the accD gene encoding acetyl-CoA carboxylase, carboxyltransferase subunit beta, translated as MNQEVKPGKVLSPSTPWTKRPVPGIEVADEQQILKATFTEPTIECPECHALVTRTAISFNAYVCPQCDEHLRMKARDRLNWFFDNVVTELGQEFSAKDPLKFVDSKPYPDRMREAQTKTGETEALIAMQGNLNGVDMIACAFEFDFMGGSMGTVVGDRFVQAAELAIAKRQPLICFAASGGARMQEGMLSLMQMARTSAAIQKLKDAGLPYIVVLTHPVYGGVTASLAMLGDIHIAEPKAMIGFAGKRVIEQTVRETLEEPFQRAEYLLDHGVIDQIVHRHALRDTVSRLVSKLMNLP; from the coding sequence ATGAATCAAGAAGTGAAACCAGGGAAAGTTCTTAGCCCTTCGACACCATGGACAAAACGTCCGGTTCCAGGTATTGAAGTCGCAGATGAGCAACAAATTCTCAAAGCAACATTTACTGAGCCAACGATTGAATGTCCTGAATGTCATGCACTAGTGACACGTACAGCAATATCTTTCAATGCATATGTTTGTCCGCAATGTGATGAGCACTTACGAATGAAAGCTCGTGACCGCTTGAACTGGTTCTTCGATAATGTTGTAACTGAATTGGGTCAAGAATTTAGCGCCAAAGATCCATTAAAGTTTGTTGATTCTAAACCGTATCCAGATCGTATGCGTGAAGCGCAAACTAAAACTGGTGAAACAGAAGCTTTAATTGCCATGCAAGGTAACTTAAATGGCGTAGATATGATTGCATGTGCGTTTGAGTTCGACTTTATGGGCGGCTCAATGGGTACAGTTGTAGGTGACCGTTTTGTACAGGCTGCCGAGCTTGCAATTGCAAAACGTCAGCCATTAATCTGTTTCGCAGCTTCTGGCGGCGCGCGTATGCAAGAAGGTATGTTATCGCTTATGCAAATGGCGCGTACTTCTGCTGCGATTCAAAAATTAAAAGATGCTGGCTTACCATATATCGTTGTGTTAACACATCCTGTGTATGGTGGTGTAACAGCTTCTTTAGCAATGTTGGGTGATATTCATATTGCTGAACCTAAAGCGATGATTGGCTTTGCTGGTAAGCGTGTAATTGAGCAAACTGTACGTGAAACTCTTGAAGAACCGTTCCAACGTGCTGAATATTTGCTTGATCATGGTGTAATCGATCAGATTGTTCATCGTCATGCTTTACGTGATACTGTATCTCGACTTGTATCGAAATTGATGAACTTACCTTGA
- the folC gene encoding bifunctional tetrahydrofolate synthase/dihydrofolate synthase produces the protein MNQQAPLSIDSLDTWLNYWSHVHVTGIDLGLERVIPVAEKLGVTQPNAKVFTVAGTNGKGSTTTTLAAILNAQGYKVGLYQSPHIYRFNERVKLGGVEVDDQSLIDAFVQVDQARRDCDLSLSFFEATTLAAFVIFKQQQCDVWVLEVGLGGRLDVVNVIDPDIAVITNIGLDHTDWLGDTIEKIAFEKAGIIRPHIPVIFAGEQPLPQAIQDKAQSTQAELYTVNRDYFYKLADDGQNWYFASEGTTLKLPLGTLAIENIAGAVAAILNSGLEISQSALEKGIQSARLAGRFEQRQVDGKTVIFDAGHNPHGVEFLLKQLRNFLEYNKQYTEVVAVFSMLADKDIKSVVDLLKPTVLHWKIAELNVPRAASIQQLNDALQGQTVQQYGNIKEAFKSALEQTNNNQLILACGSFHTLEAIWEYLEECQ, from the coding sequence TTGAACCAACAAGCTCCACTTTCAATAGACTCTTTAGATACATGGCTCAATTATTGGAGCCATGTTCACGTTACAGGGATAGATCTTGGTCTGGAACGTGTAATTCCTGTTGCAGAAAAGCTGGGTGTAACTCAGCCTAATGCTAAAGTTTTTACAGTAGCCGGAACGAATGGTAAAGGCTCAACCACAACTACACTGGCTGCGATATTAAACGCACAGGGTTATAAAGTTGGGTTATATCAGTCACCGCATATCTATCGCTTTAATGAGCGAGTTAAACTAGGTGGAGTAGAAGTCGATGATCAAAGTCTGATTGATGCTTTTGTTCAAGTCGATCAGGCTCGTCGCGATTGTGATTTAAGCTTATCTTTTTTTGAAGCAACCACTTTGGCTGCTTTTGTTATTTTTAAACAACAACAATGTGATGTATGGGTGCTTGAAGTTGGTCTGGGCGGACGCTTAGATGTTGTCAATGTGATTGATCCCGACATTGCAGTAATTACTAATATTGGCCTAGATCACACAGACTGGTTAGGCGATACCATTGAAAAAATTGCTTTTGAAAAAGCAGGCATTATTCGTCCACATATTCCGGTTATCTTCGCGGGTGAGCAACCATTGCCGCAAGCAATTCAAGATAAAGCGCAAAGTACACAAGCAGAGTTATATACCGTTAATCGTGATTATTTTTATAAGCTCGCAGATGATGGACAAAACTGGTACTTTGCTTCGGAAGGAACCACTTTAAAACTTCCGTTAGGTACATTAGCGATTGAAAATATTGCTGGGGCGGTTGCTGCCATTTTAAATAGCGGACTTGAGATTTCTCAGTCAGCATTAGAAAAAGGTATTCAGTCTGCTCGCTTAGCAGGGCGTTTTGAACAGCGCCAAGTGGACGGGAAAACGGTCATTTTTGATGCCGGACACAATCCTCATGGTGTTGAATTTTTGTTAAAGCAATTGCGAAATTTCTTAGAATACAATAAACAGTACACAGAAGTTGTCGCAGTATTTTCAATGCTGGCAGATAAAGATATAAAATCAGTAGTCGATTTATTGAAACCTACTGTTTTACATTGGAAAATTGCTGAATTGAATGTGCCGCGTGCTGCATCGATTCAGCAACTCAATGATGCCTTGCAAGGCCAGACAGTACAACAATATGGCAATATCAAAGAGGCTTTTAAATCAGCGCTTGAGCAAACAAATAACAATCAGCTGATTTTGGCCTGTGGTTCGTTTCATACTTTAGAAGCGATTTGGGAGTATTTGGAAGAATGTCAATGA
- the iga gene encoding SPOR domain-containing protein, with translation MSMNNKQRWMGGVVLLGGGVLLAALLLKGNEEIKQVEAQPSASTSPKTQTKPKQTSEGQMVQLQPLAVDVETEKRLLEEQRRAREKAVAEQEARAAEFLAMQQQAEADAARKAAAEYAAINARRTAAQESSDNIPPELVGEAKAKNQQTNTVNKTTDTSKIDADKKAAEAKRQAEADKKAAEAKRQAEADKKAAEAKRQVEADKKAAEAKRQAEADKKAAEAKRQAEADKKASDAKRKAEAEKKAEAEKARELLENGDKKWMVQVALAANQANADAVVSKLRAKGYKVTTSPTSKGIRIMVGPAKDRDTADAARKKITSDSSLNMKSAWVIDWVPLDQR, from the coding sequence ATGTCAATGAATAACAAACAACGCTGGATGGGTGGCGTTGTTTTACTAGGAGGTGGTGTTTTATTGGCAGCATTACTTCTAAAAGGAAATGAGGAAATAAAACAGGTTGAAGCTCAACCATCCGCATCCACATCGCCAAAAACTCAAACTAAACCAAAACAGACAAGTGAAGGGCAAATGGTACAACTACAACCTCTTGCGGTTGATGTTGAAACTGAAAAACGTTTGCTAGAAGAACAGCGTCGTGCGCGTGAAAAGGCTGTTGCTGAACAAGAAGCGCGTGCAGCTGAGTTCTTAGCAATGCAGCAGCAAGCTGAAGCTGACGCTGCTCGTAAAGCTGCAGCAGAGTACGCTGCGATTAATGCGCGCCGTACAGCAGCTCAAGAAAGTTCAGATAATATTCCACCGGAGTTAGTGGGTGAGGCGAAAGCTAAAAACCAACAAACCAATACGGTGAATAAAACAACTGATACTTCAAAAATAGATGCAGACAAAAAAGCTGCTGAAGCAAAACGCCAAGCAGAAGCAGACAAAAAAGCTGCTGAAGCAAAACGCCAAGCAGAAGCAGACAAGAAAGCAGCTGAAGCTAAACGACAGGTAGAAGCAGATAAAAAAGCTGCAGAAGCGAAACGCCAAGCAGAAGCAGACAAGAAAGCTGCTGAAGCGAAACGACAAGCAGAAGCTGATAAAAAAGCCTCTGATGCTAAACGAAAAGCTGAAGCTGAGAAAAAAGCTGAAGCTGAAAAAGCACGTGAACTGCTTGAAAATGGCGATAAAAAGTGGATGGTTCAAGTCGCTTTGGCTGCTAACCAAGCAAATGCAGATGCAGTGGTTTCTAAATTACGAGCTAAAGGCTATAAGGTAACTACAAGCCCAACCAGTAAGGGAATTCGTATTATGGTTGGTCCTGCAAAAGACCGTGATACAGCAGATGCTGCTCGTAAGAAAATTACTTCTGATTCAAGCTTAAATATGAAATCAGCTTGGGTAATTGACTGGGTACCGTTAGACCAACGTTAA
- a CDS encoding dual specificity protein phosphatase family protein, translating into MKKLSLLTLVICINLQGCMQHESIAHEHRPQDWGSLVSQTHNFYQISNDVYRSEQPSAAMISELKIHQIGTIINLRAKDADSLVFKNENFNLVHIPINTWAIDRQDLLEVMQQIKLAKQNDQRVLLHCYHGSDRTGASVAMYRIIFENWAIDDAVKEMKQGGYGYHIIWKNIDRLFTPENVKWIQQQLSNPS; encoded by the coding sequence ATGAAGAAATTATCGCTCCTTACACTTGTGATCTGTATAAATTTACAAGGATGTATGCAGCACGAAAGTATCGCCCATGAGCATCGACCACAAGATTGGGGAAGCTTAGTTTCTCAGACTCATAACTTTTATCAAATTAGTAATGATGTTTATCGTAGTGAACAACCAAGTGCTGCCATGATTTCTGAATTAAAGATTCATCAAATTGGAACGATCATTAATTTAAGAGCCAAAGACGCAGATAGTTTAGTTTTTAAAAATGAAAATTTTAATCTTGTGCATATTCCTATCAACACTTGGGCAATTGACCGACAAGATCTCTTAGAAGTCATGCAACAAATCAAACTTGCCAAGCAGAATGATCAGCGCGTTTTATTGCACTGCTACCATGGTTCAGACCGTACAGGTGCCAGCGTTGCCATGTATCGCATTATTTTTGAAAATTGGGCAATTGATGATGCGGTTAAGGAAATGAAACAAGGTGGTTACGGTTATCATATTATTTGGAAGAACATTGACCGTTTATTTACACCTGAAAATGTAAAATGGATTCAACAACAACTGTCGAATCCATCTTAG
- a CDS encoding MBL fold metallo-hydrolase encodes MIYKIHHLKCGSMCPVCAPLFGQKGFRAEVICHCLLVETDRGLVLIDTGFGLQDYLHMKQRLGSLVKRLGKIEHNLEFSAIQQIQKLGFSPKDVQHIFVTHLDFDHAGGISDFPHATVHVLAAEYNAAQLPNFKGKLRYRTNQYKDHRYWNFVEYQKGEAWFNLEKVKGFPLFQDEILMVPLLGHSAGHCGIAIKQQNQWLLFCGDAYYSNLELNPKNKLRSLNLLEKTFAEDNEKRIFNLKRLQHLAQHESTIEIICAHDPDELKRYQT; translated from the coding sequence ATGATCTATAAAATTCATCATTTAAAATGTGGCAGCATGTGCCCGGTTTGTGCGCCATTATTTGGACAAAAGGGCTTCCGAGCTGAAGTAATCTGTCATTGTCTTTTAGTTGAAACTGATCGAGGCTTAGTGCTTATCGATACGGGCTTTGGCCTGCAAGACTACTTACATATGAAGCAGCGCCTAGGCTCATTAGTTAAACGCTTAGGCAAGATTGAGCATAATCTTGAATTTAGTGCGATCCAACAAATCCAAAAGCTTGGGTTCAGCCCCAAGGATGTACAGCATATTTTTGTCACTCACCTTGATTTTGACCATGCTGGTGGTATCTCAGATTTTCCTCATGCCACAGTCCATGTTTTAGCAGCAGAATACAACGCGGCTCAACTTCCAAACTTTAAGGGCAAACTTCGCTATAGAACCAATCAATATAAAGACCATCGATATTGGAACTTTGTTGAATATCAAAAAGGTGAAGCATGGTTTAACCTCGAAAAAGTCAAAGGTTTTCCCCTGTTTCAAGATGAAATTTTAATGGTACCGCTACTAGGCCATTCGGCTGGGCATTGCGGTATTGCTATAAAGCAACAAAATCAATGGTTATTATTTTGTGGAGATGCTTACTACTCAAATCTAGAGTTAAACCCTAAAAATAAATTAAGATCACTCAATCTGTTGGAAAAAACATTTGCAGAGGATAATGAAAAACGTATTTTCAACCTCAAACGCTTACAGCATTTGGCTCAACATGAATCCACGATTGAAATAATTTGTGCTCACGACCCTGATGAGCTTAAACGGTATCAAACATGA
- a CDS encoding peroxiredoxin, protein MTLRLGDTAPDFQQESSEGTINFYDFLGDSWGILFSHPADYTPVCTTELGYTAKLKDEFTKRNVKAIALSVDDVESHKGWINDINETQNTTVNFPIIADKDRKVSELYGFIHPNASETLTVRSLVIIDPNKKVRLIITYPASTGRNFNEVLRVVDSLQLTDKHKVATPANWQQGEDVVIVPSLKDEEEIKQRFPKGYTAVKPYLRLTPQPEQD, encoded by the coding sequence ATGACACTACGTTTAGGAGATACTGCTCCCGATTTTCAACAAGAATCGAGTGAAGGCACAATTAATTTTTATGATTTTTTAGGGGATAGTTGGGGAATCTTATTTTCACATCCAGCCGACTATACTCCCGTATGTACAACTGAATTAGGTTATACAGCAAAATTAAAAGATGAATTTACGAAGCGTAATGTTAAAGCAATTGCTTTATCTGTAGACGATGTAGAGTCTCATAAAGGTTGGATCAACGATATTAATGAAACGCAAAATACAACTGTAAACTTTCCAATCATTGCAGATAAAGATCGTAAAGTATCTGAGCTCTATGGCTTCATTCACCCTAATGCCAGTGAAACTCTAACAGTGCGCTCATTAGTGATTATTGATCCTAACAAAAAAGTTCGCTTAATCATTACCTACCCTGCTTCAACGGGCCGAAATTTTAATGAAGTCTTACGTGTCGTTGATTCATTACAATTAACAGACAAACATAAAGTCGCTACGCCTGCGAACTGGCAGCAAGGTGAAGATGTCGTTATTGTGCCGTCACTTAAAGATGAAGAAGAAATTAAACAACGTTTCCCTAAAGGTTATACGGCTGTTAAACCTTATTTACGCCTCACGCCACAGCCTGAGCAAGATTAA
- the secA gene encoding preprotein translocase subunit SecA produces MLASLIGGIFGTKNERELKRMRKIVEQINALEPTISALSDADLSAKTPEFKQRYNNGESLDKLLPEAFAVCREAAKRVMGMRHYDVQLIGGITLHEGKIAEMRTGEGKTLMGTLACYLNALSGQGVHVITVNDYLAQRDAELNRPLFEFLGLSIGTIYSMQGPSEKAAAYLADITYGTNNEFGFDYLRDNMVFSLAEKKQRGLHYAIIDEVDSILIDEARTPLIISGQSEDSSHLYSAINTIPPKLHPQKEEKVADGGHFWIDEKQRSVEMTEIGYETVEQELIQMGLLAEGESLYSATNLNLVHHVSAAIRAHFLFQRDVHYIIHDGEVVIVDEHTGRTMPGRRWSEGLHQAVEAKEGLEIQPENQTLATTTFQNYFRLYKKLSGMTGTADTEAAEMKEIYGLDVVIIPTHRPMIRNDQNDLIYLNRNGKYNAIIQEIMNIRQQGVAPILIGTATIEASEILSSKLMQAGIHHEVLNAKQHEREADIIAQAGSPNAVTIATNMAGRGTDIILGGNWKAKLAKLENPTAEDEARLKAQWEQDHEDVLQAGGLHIIGSERHESRRIDNQLRGRAGRQGDPGVSRFYLSLEDDLMRIFAGDRVVGMMRAMGLKEDEAIEHKMVSRSIENAQRKVEARNFDIRKNLLKYDDVNNEQRKIIYSQRDEVLAENTLKEYVEEMHREVMQGMIANFIPPESIHDQWDVEGLENALRIDLGIELPIQEWLDQDRRLDEEGLVERISDEVIERYRQRRAQMGDESAAMLERHFVLNSLDRHWKDHLAAMDYLRQGIHLRGYAQKNPEQEYKKEAFNLFVNMLGIIKTDVVTDLSRVHIPTPEELAEMEAQQQQQAESMKLSFEHDDVDGLTGEVTLSQETMNESADQQTFPIPESRNAPCPCGSGLKYKQCHGKI; encoded by the coding sequence ATGTTGGCAAGTCTGATCGGAGGTATCTTCGGTACAAAAAATGAGCGTGAACTCAAACGCATGCGCAAAATTGTTGAGCAAATCAATGCGCTCGAGCCGACGATATCAGCTTTAAGCGATGCAGACTTATCTGCAAAAACTCCAGAATTCAAACAACGTTATAATAATGGCGAAAGTTTAGATAAATTACTTCCAGAAGCGTTTGCAGTTTGTCGTGAAGCTGCTAAGCGTGTGATGGGTATGCGTCACTATGACGTTCAGTTAATCGGTGGTATTACCTTACATGAAGGTAAGATCGCCGAGATGCGTACTGGTGAAGGTAAAACCCTTATGGGTACTCTAGCGTGTTATTTAAACGCTTTGAGTGGCCAAGGTGTACATGTCATTACTGTGAATGATTATTTGGCACAGCGTGATGCCGAGTTGAACCGCCCATTATTTGAATTTTTGGGTCTATCAATTGGTACGATTTATTCAATGCAAGGTCCGTCAGAAAAAGCGGCAGCTTACCTTGCCGATATTACTTACGGTACCAATAACGAATTCGGTTTTGACTATTTACGTGACAACATGGTGTTTTCTTTAGCAGAAAAGAAACAACGTGGTTTGCACTATGCCATTATCGATGAAGTTGACTCTATCTTGATTGATGAGGCACGTACACCATTAATTATTTCTGGTCAAAGTGAAGACTCTTCACACCTCTACAGTGCAATCAATACGATTCCGCCTAAATTGCATCCGCAAAAAGAAGAAAAAGTAGCAGATGGTGGTCATTTCTGGATTGATGAAAAGCAGCGTTCAGTTGAAATGACTGAAATTGGTTATGAAACTGTTGAACAAGAACTTATTCAAATGGGCTTGTTGGCCGAAGGCGAAAGCTTATATTCAGCAACAAACCTAAATCTTGTTCACCATGTATCTGCTGCCATTCGTGCGCATTTCCTGTTCCAACGTGATGTTCACTATATTATTCATGATGGTGAAGTCGTTATTGTCGATGAACATACAGGTCGTACGATGCCTGGTCGTCGTTGGTCAGAAGGTTTGCATCAAGCTGTTGAAGCAAAAGAAGGCTTGGAAATTCAGCCTGAAAACCAAACTTTAGCGACAACAACATTCCAGAACTATTTCCGTCTCTATAAAAAGCTTTCAGGTATGACAGGTACTGCTGATACTGAAGCTGCGGAAATGAAAGAAATTTATGGACTTGATGTTGTGATTATTCCAACGCATCGCCCAATGATTCGTAACGACCAAAATGATTTAATTTATTTAAACCGTAACGGCAAATATAACGCGATTATTCAAGAAATTATGAATATTCGTCAGCAGGGTGTTGCTCCGATTCTGATTGGTACGGCAACGATTGAAGCCAGCGAAATTTTATCTTCTAAGCTAATGCAAGCTGGTATTCATCATGAAGTTTTGAACGCAAAACAGCATGAGCGTGAAGCTGACATTATTGCTCAAGCGGGTAGTCCGAATGCAGTAACGATTGCAACTAACATGGCTGGTCGTGGTACGGATATTATCTTGGGTGGTAACTGGAAAGCGAAACTTGCCAAACTTGAAAACCCAACTGCAGAAGATGAAGCACGTCTAAAAGCACAATGGGAACAAGACCACGAAGATGTATTGCAAGCTGGTGGTTTGCATATCATTGGTTCTGAACGTCATGAATCACGTCGCATTGATAACCAGTTACGTGGTCGTGCCGGTCGTCAGGGTGACCCTGGTGTTTCTCGTTTCTATTTATCTCTTGAAGATGACCTTATGCGTATTTTCGCAGGCGACCGTGTCGTTGGTATGATGCGCGCGATGGGTTTGAAAGAAGACGAAGCGATTGAACATAAAATGGTGAGCCGTTCGATTGAGAATGCTCAACGTAAAGTTGAAGCGCGTAACTTCGATATTCGTAAAAACTTATTGAAATACGATGATGTGAATAATGAACAGCGTAAGATTATTTATTCACAACGTGATGAAGTACTAGCTGAAAATACCTTAAAAGAATATGTTGAAGAAATGCATCGTGAAGTGATGCAAGGCATGATTGCTAACTTTATTCCACCAGAGTCAATTCATGACCAGTGGGATGTCGAAGGTTTAGAAAATGCTTTACGTATTGATTTAGGTATTGAGCTACCAATTCAAGAATGGTTAGACCAAGATCGTCGTTTAGATGAAGAAGGTTTAGTTGAGCGCATTAGCGATGAAGTGATTGAGCGTTATCGTCAGCGCCGTGCTCAAATGGGTGACGAATCGGCAGCAATGCTTGAACGTCATTTCGTTTTAAACTCTCTTGATCGCCATTGGAAAGATCACTTAGCTGCAATGGATTATTTACGTCAAGGTATTCACTTACGTGGCTATGCGCAAAAGAACCCTGAGCAGGAATATAAGAAAGAAGCTTTCAACCTGTTCGTAAATATGTTGGGTATTATTAAAACTGATGTTGTGACTGATTTGTCTCGTGTACATATCCCAACACCAGAAGAACTTGCAGAAATGGAAGCTCAACAGCAGCAGCAAGCTGAATCAATGAAGCTTTCTTTTGAACATGATGATGTAGATGGTTTAACTGGTGAAGTTACACTTTCTCAAGAAACCATGAACGAGTCTGCTGATCAGCAAACTTTCCCTATTCCCGAAAGCCGTAATGCACCATGCCCATGTGGTTCAGGACTAAAATATAAGCAATGTCACGGTAAGATCTAA